The Paenibacillus macerans genome includes a window with the following:
- a CDS encoding Cof-type HAD-IIB family hydrolase, producing the protein MKYKLIALDVDGTLLTDDHELTPGTMETIRAIADQGAEFVLCTGRAPISSLPFMRRIGLEGYVITHNGAVTVDVRTEEVVHEFALDRQGLEPYMEYCRKHKVHFDINTTFTVYVEGASRLSQEVLDIYSKFFVVPQDLPAWAELREPIVKLTVSGEMEQLDRVFAEWSEWPQKLNMLRSGDFFIDLMHKDASKGAALQKLAEKRGIPVENVMAIGNYYNDLTMLTFAGLGVAMDNSPQEVKAAADAVTASNNEEGVKLALEKYCLGITREMGE; encoded by the coding sequence ATGAAATACAAGCTAATCGCTTTGGATGTAGACGGAACTTTATTGACCGATGATCATGAATTGACGCCGGGCACGATGGAAACGATTCGGGCCATCGCCGATCAAGGCGCGGAATTTGTGCTGTGCACCGGACGGGCCCCGATCAGTTCGCTCCCTTTTATGCGCCGGATCGGCCTGGAGGGGTATGTCATTACACATAACGGCGCGGTCACGGTCGACGTGCGTACGGAGGAAGTCGTTCATGAATTTGCGCTTGACCGGCAAGGGCTGGAGCCATATATGGAGTATTGCCGCAAGCATAAAGTGCATTTCGACATCAATACGACGTTTACCGTATACGTGGAAGGAGCATCCCGCTTGAGCCAGGAAGTGCTGGATATCTACAGCAAATTTTTCGTGGTGCCGCAGGATCTTCCGGCTTGGGCCGAGCTGCGCGAACCGATCGTCAAACTAACCGTTTCGGGGGAGATGGAGCAGCTGGACCGCGTGTTTGCGGAATGGAGCGAATGGCCGCAGAAGTTAAACATGCTGCGCAGCGGCGATTTTTTCATCGATTTGATGCATAAGGATGCTTCCAAGGGCGCCGCGCTGCAAAAGTTGGCGGAAAAGCGGGGCATTCCGGTGGAAAACGTCATGGCCATCGGCAATTATTATAACGATTTGACGATGCTCACCTTCGCTGGGCTTGGCGTGGCCATGGACAATTCTCCACAGGAGGTTAAAGCCGCGGCCGATGCCGTAACGGCGTCCAATAACGAAGAGGGCGTTAAACTGGCGCTGGAAAAATATTGCTTGGGAATTACCCGGGAAATGGGCGAATAG
- a CDS encoding pseudouridine synthase: MSPGKKTQRLDKILGNLGYGSRAEIKKLVKQGRVTRNGAVVKDSGAQCDPFGDVIELDGERIVYREFVYLMLHKPPGVISATEDLRQQTVLDLLPAEFRVFDPFPVGRLDKDTEGLLLLTNDGQLAHDLLSPRKHVPKTYEAIVDGHVGDREAERFKQGVELDDGYITLPAELDVLERNTLADGTLTSRIRLTISEGKFHQVKRMFEAVGSKVAYLKRISMGPLVLDEVLPKGAFRELTEAELAALKAYKK; the protein is encoded by the coding sequence ATGAGTCCAGGCAAAAAAACGCAAAGACTCGACAAAATCCTGGGGAATCTCGGATACGGCTCGCGAGCCGAAATCAAAAAGCTCGTGAAGCAGGGCCGGGTGACCCGAAACGGCGCGGTCGTCAAAGATAGCGGCGCGCAATGCGACCCTTTCGGGGACGTCATCGAGCTCGATGGAGAACGAATCGTATACCGGGAATTTGTTTATCTGATGCTGCATAAGCCGCCCGGTGTCATTTCCGCCACCGAGGACCTCCGGCAACAGACCGTGCTCGACTTGCTGCCGGCGGAATTCCGTGTGTTCGACCCTTTTCCCGTCGGACGTTTGGACAAGGATACCGAAGGCCTGCTGCTGCTCACGAACGACGGCCAGCTGGCCCATGATTTGCTGTCCCCGCGCAAGCACGTGCCCAAAACGTACGAAGCCATCGTCGACGGCCACGTCGGGGACCGCGAAGCAGAGCGATTCAAACAAGGCGTCGAACTCGACGACGGCTACATCACCCTGCCCGCCGAGCTCGACGTCCTTGAGCGAAACACACTCGCCGACGGCACCCTAACTTCGCGCATACGCCTCACCATTTCCGAAGGCAAGTTCCACCAAGTGAAGCGAATGTTCGAAGCCGTCGGCTCCAAAGTCGCTTACTTAAAGCGCATTTCCATGGGCCCGCTCGTCCTCGACGAAGTGCTCCCCAAAGGCGCCTTCCGCGAGCTGACCGAAGCCGAGCTGGCCGCTTTGAAAGCATATAAAAAGTAA
- a CDS encoding RsmB/NOP family class I SAM-dependent RNA methyltransferase, whose amino-acid sequence MTVQLPSVFLDRMRELLGDEYEAFLSSYDDPRHAGIRVNTLKIGLDSFLKLSPFALRPIPWCEAGFYVDERVKPGKHPYYHAGLYYIQEPSAMAPAELLNVSEGERVLDLCAAPGGKSTQIAARLNGKGVLVTNDIHAERTKALAKNIELYGVRNAVVLNEAPERIARAFPHYFDKILIDAPCSGEGMFRKDEGMARQWERHSIEKCTVMQRDILKTAAAMLAPGGRIVYSTCTFAPEENEAMIAEFLLGNPDFEVVPVPRDAGIAPGRPDWLWLSSEEGGVMASVPEEIKKQTAGCGRLWPHKVEGEGHFVAVLERNREAHVPEAKLAGGHERIASRQSGATRGGAEARPALRSRQAAGADKRGFGERETLDSWRAFAAEHLRAELPGTKLTFGGNVYLSPVAKEQLDGLKVVRPGWYAGTVKNGRFTPGHPLATALAPSEAARTLDLSVDGGEAVRYLKGETLEIEASRVHTRDGANPKGYVLVTVDGYSLGWGKWQNGLLKNEYPAGWRWT is encoded by the coding sequence ATGACGGTGCAACTACCGAGCGTTTTTCTGGATAGAATGCGGGAGCTGCTTGGGGATGAGTATGAGGCGTTCCTGTCCTCCTATGACGATCCCAGGCATGCGGGAATCCGCGTCAATACGTTAAAAATCGGCCTGGACTCGTTCCTGAAGCTGTCCCCGTTTGCGCTCCGTCCGATTCCGTGGTGCGAGGCGGGCTTTTATGTGGATGAACGGGTCAAGCCCGGCAAACACCCGTACTACCATGCCGGATTGTATTACATACAGGAGCCGAGCGCGATGGCGCCGGCGGAGCTGCTGAACGTCTCGGAAGGGGAACGGGTGCTGGATTTATGTGCGGCTCCGGGGGGCAAGTCGACGCAAATCGCGGCCCGCCTGAATGGCAAAGGGGTGCTCGTTACCAACGATATCCATGCGGAACGGACGAAGGCCTTGGCCAAAAACATCGAGCTTTACGGCGTGCGGAACGCGGTGGTGCTGAACGAAGCGCCGGAGCGGATCGCCCGGGCTTTTCCGCATTATTTCGATAAAATCCTGATCGACGCCCCGTGTTCGGGCGAAGGCATGTTCCGAAAGGATGAAGGCATGGCCCGGCAGTGGGAACGGCATTCGATCGAGAAATGTACGGTCATGCAGCGGGATATTTTGAAAACGGCGGCGGCGATGCTGGCGCCCGGCGGCAGGATCGTTTACTCCACCTGCACGTTTGCGCCGGAAGAGAACGAGGCGATGATCGCGGAATTTTTGCTGGGGAACCCGGACTTCGAGGTTGTCCCCGTGCCGCGGGACGCCGGTATTGCCCCGGGACGGCCGGATTGGCTTTGGCTAAGCAGCGAAGAAGGGGGCGTTATGGCTTCGGTCCCTGAGGAAATCAAAAAGCAAACCGCCGGCTGCGGCAGATTATGGCCGCATAAGGTGGAAGGCGAAGGGCATTTTGTCGCGGTGCTGGAGCGAAATAGGGAGGCGCACGTTCCGGAGGCCAAGCTTGCGGGCGGGCATGAACGCATCGCTTCGCGGCAAAGCGGAGCAACTCGCGGTGGAGCGGAGGCTCGCCCTGCGCTGCGTTCCCGTCAAGCGGCCGGCGCGGACAAAAGGGGCTTCGGCGAACGGGAGACGCTGGATAGCTGGCGGGCTTTTGCCGCGGAGCATTTGCGGGCCGAACTGCCCGGGACGAAGCTGACGTTCGGCGGGAACGTGTACCTTTCGCCGGTCGCCAAAGAACAGCTGGACGGGCTAAAGGTCGTTCGCCCAGGCTGGTATGCCGGCACGGTCAAAAACGGCCGGTTTACGCCAGGGCATCCGCTGGCTACGGCGCTGGCGCCTTCCGAGGCGGCCAGAACGCTCGACTTGTCCGTGGACGGCGGGGAGGCCGTCCGCTATTTAAAAGGAGAAACGCTGGAAATCGAAGCTTCGCGGGTCCATACCCGCGATGGAGCTAATCCGAAAGGTTATGTGCTTGTCACCGTGGACGGTTATTCCCTCGGCTGGGGCAAATGGCAAAACGGCCTGCTCAAAAACGAATATCCGGCCGGCTGGAGGTGGACATAA
- a CDS encoding DUF309 domain-containing protein, producing MSYEPLYVAYLVYFNRDRDYFECHEVLEELWLERDHDPLYKGLLQVAVGLFHARSGNVSGGRKMLLSALERLGPYPEGALGIDLGKLRREAAAYAEALEPRQNRSFAYYDLTIDIVDPALRDAVEQAAAEIAPNVPQRRKPQRGEKHEERRLKLEQRQRELNG from the coding sequence ATGAGCTATGAGCCGCTGTACGTGGCGTATCTGGTTTATTTTAACCGGGACCGCGATTACTTTGAGTGCCATGAGGTGCTGGAGGAGCTGTGGCTGGAGCGGGATCACGATCCGCTGTACAAGGGCCTGCTGCAGGTAGCCGTCGGGCTGTTCCATGCGCGGAGCGGAAACGTTTCGGGCGGCCGGAAAATGCTGCTGTCGGCGCTGGAGCGGCTCGGCCCGTATCCGGAAGGGGCGCTGGGGATCGACCTCGGCAAGCTGCGCCGGGAGGCGGCGGCTTATGCGGAAGCTTTGGAGCCCCGGCAAAACCGTTCTTTTGCGTATTATGATTTAACGATTGATATTGTCGATCCGGCGCTGCGTGACGCCGTGGAGCAAGCGGCGGCGGAGATCGCCCCAAACGTCCCGCAGCGGCGCAAGCCGCAGCGGGGCGAAAAACATGAGGAACGCCGGCTGAAGCTGGAGCAGCGACAACGGGAATTAAACGGCTGA
- a CDS encoding GTP pyrophosphokinase — translation MDSRDWGTFLLPYEQAVEELKVKFKTMRSELKKREEYAPIEFVTGRVKKISSILEKAKRLNVSMDDLETGIEDIAGIRIMCQFVEDIRRVAEYIRMRKDLKVLYEKDYITNYKESGYRSFHMIVEYPVQTALGQKNVLAEIQIRTLAMNFWATIEHSLNYKYRESLPEEMRARLKKAAEAAFVLDNEMSSIRQEILLAQKSFEDDSNIVSSLLTAIHQLYFYHLVSEAIDAQRRFNKLWEAKDFEGFKELLTEVKELIKRHKKVEEPGDEL, via the coding sequence ATGGACAGTAGAGATTGGGGAACATTTTTGCTTCCATATGAACAGGCTGTTGAGGAATTAAAAGTGAAATTCAAAACGATGCGGTCCGAACTAAAAAAACGCGAAGAATACGCGCCGATTGAATTCGTGACCGGACGGGTCAAAAAAATTTCCAGCATTCTAGAAAAAGCCAAACGGCTGAATGTGTCCATGGACGATCTGGAGACGGGCATCGAGGATATCGCCGGCATCCGCATCATGTGCCAGTTCGTGGAGGATATCCGGCGGGTCGCGGAATATATCCGCATGCGCAAGGACCTGAAGGTGCTGTACGAGAAGGACTACATCACGAACTACAAGGAAAGCGGCTACCGCAGCTTTCATATGATCGTCGAATACCCGGTGCAAACCGCGCTTGGGCAAAAAAACGTGCTCGCCGAAATCCAGATTCGCACGCTGGCGATGAACTTCTGGGCGACGATCGAGCACTCGCTGAACTATAAATACCGCGAAAGCCTGCCGGAGGAAATGCGCGCCCGGCTGAAAAAAGCGGCCGAGGCCGCTTTTGTGCTGGACAATGAGATGTCGAGCATCCGTCAGGAAATCCTGTTGGCGCAAAAAAGCTTTGAGGACGACTCCAATATCGTGTCGTCGCTGCTCACGGCCATTCACCAGCTATATTTCTATCATCTCGTCTCGGAGGCGATCGACGCGCAGCGCCGGTTTAACAAGCTTTGGGAAGCGAAAGACTTTGAAGGCTTCAAGGAACTGCTGACCGAGGTCAAAGAGCTAATCAAGCGGCACAAAAAAGTGGAGGAGCCCGGCGATGAGCTATGA
- a CDS encoding quinone-dependent dihydroorotate dehydrogenase, whose translation MLYRLLGKPVFFRMDPENAHHLVIDGLHNAAKIPGALTLMRGMYGVPEVPELATDLFGIHFPSPVGLAAGLDKNADAVEGFSAIGFGFMEVGTVTPAGQPGNDRPRLFRLPPEEALINRMGFNNRGAEEMAARLRALKQRPIPVAVNIGKNKTTPNEEAFRDYEKCVSALYPYADFFVVNISSPNTPDLRNLQHGDELSGLLRAVTNQMAAEAKKHGASKAVLVKIAPDVSDRELEYMVDTIEKSGVSGLIATNTTVSREGIHHKNAKETGGLSGKPLAARSTEIVSRVYRQTGGKLPIIGSGGIFSAADAYDKIRSGASLVEIYTALIYEGPEINRKLHRGLRELLARDGFSHISEAVGADHR comes from the coding sequence GTGTTGTATCGGCTTTTGGGGAAACCCGTTTTTTTTCGGATGGATCCGGAAAATGCCCATCATTTAGTCATTGACGGTTTGCATAATGCGGCAAAAATACCGGGGGCCCTCACCCTCATGCGCGGTATGTACGGCGTTCCGGAAGTGCCGGAGCTGGCCACGGACTTATTCGGAATTCATTTTCCTTCCCCGGTGGGACTCGCCGCCGGACTCGATAAAAACGCCGACGCGGTGGAGGGTTTTTCGGCCATCGGCTTCGGTTTTATGGAAGTGGGGACGGTGACTCCGGCCGGGCAGCCGGGCAACGACCGGCCGCGGCTGTTCAGGCTTCCTCCGGAGGAAGCGCTGATCAACCGGATGGGCTTCAACAATCGCGGCGCGGAGGAGATGGCGGCAAGGCTGCGGGCGTTAAAACAGCGGCCGATTCCCGTCGCCGTGAACATCGGAAAAAACAAAACGACGCCTAATGAAGAGGCGTTTCGCGATTATGAGAAATGCGTTTCGGCGCTGTATCCGTATGCGGACTTTTTTGTCGTTAATATCAGCTCGCCAAACACGCCGGACTTGCGTAATCTGCAGCATGGCGACGAGTTGTCCGGGCTGCTGCGGGCGGTGACGAACCAGATGGCGGCGGAGGCAAAGAAACATGGCGCGAGCAAAGCGGTACTGGTGAAGATTGCCCCCGACGTAAGCGACCGGGAACTGGAGTATATGGTCGATACGATCGAAAAAAGCGGCGTCTCCGGCTTGATCGCCACGAATACGACCGTTTCCAGAGAAGGGATTCACCATAAGAACGCCAAGGAGACCGGCGGGCTTAGCGGCAAGCCGCTGGCCGCCAGATCGACGGAAATCGTCTCCCGCGTTTATCGCCAAACGGGCGGCAAACTGCCGATTATCGGTTCGGGCGGGATTTTTTCCGCTGCCGACGCCTATGACAAAATACGTTCGGGCGCCAGCCTGGTGGAAATTTATACTGCGCTGATTTATGAGGGGCCGGAGATCAACCGGAAGCTGCATCGCGGCTTGAGGGAGCTGCTTGCGCGCGACGGGTTTAGCCATATTTCCGAGGCGGTGGGGGCCGACCACCGCTAG
- a CDS encoding L,D-transpeptidase family protein yields the protein MGDSAYLKKFVENHPKNKMAWYLLGKEYEASGQTGKARYCYIQAGGVYEAFEASKIPEDLWMGYKADLLQETKQREKRSRFLRKLGIALLIALVVIGHPSAYAPSEKTAEPATAGLQDEPGAETDPAVPDAKPATPPGKAPAKAGSAGSADAVKGPVFTAQGYAFGKAKAGAEALGGLIDLQNRTGAPILNAVVLGMEREGDYLLWTDGMPVVYELEQNPDQGTTTIQSYDAEACRCTPPDASGLQAAAERWIPYQESLGVLASAMQRYKEGTGAWPTGLDDLTGPFPDNWLAGSDPVMVKTFGPLLKRLQNAAGSGAAGQPSANSDAVKDSLAPEEQPYFSEPFEIIVDKKTHVLAVVSGDKLIRSYPVGLGGDRTPEGSFAISDKVINPNGRDNGEFGSRGMQLSDTNYAIHGTNDPDSIGKDESLGCIRMGKKDVEELFDLAPKGTKVTIGKGILPDLESVPKERFKLGHREDQTNPHRVYHWLN from the coding sequence ATGGGGGATTCAGCCTACCTCAAAAAATTTGTGGAAAACCACCCGAAAAACAAAATGGCCTGGTATTTGCTGGGCAAGGAATACGAAGCAAGCGGCCAGACGGGAAAGGCACGGTACTGCTATATTCAGGCGGGCGGCGTCTATGAAGCTTTCGAAGCGAGCAAAATTCCGGAGGATTTATGGATGGGCTACAAAGCCGACTTGCTGCAGGAGACGAAGCAGCGGGAGAAGCGTAGCCGCTTTCTGCGCAAGCTGGGCATCGCCCTGCTGATCGCCCTGGTGGTGATCGGGCATCCCTCGGCTTATGCGCCGAGTGAAAAAACGGCCGAACCGGCCACGGCCGGCCTTCAAGATGAACCGGGAGCGGAGACGGATCCCGCTGTACCGGATGCCAAGCCGGCCACGCCGCCGGGAAAAGCTCCGGCAAAGGCCGGTTCGGCCGGCTCGGCGGACGCCGTCAAAGGGCCGGTGTTTACGGCGCAAGGTTACGCTTTCGGTAAAGCCAAGGCCGGCGCCGAGGCGCTCGGCGGGCTGATCGATTTGCAGAACCGCACCGGCGCGCCGATTCTGAATGCCGTTGTGCTCGGCATGGAGCGGGAAGGAGATTATTTGCTCTGGACGGACGGCATGCCGGTCGTTTATGAACTGGAGCAAAACCCGGATCAAGGAACGACGACGATCCAATCCTATGACGCGGAAGCATGCCGCTGCACCCCGCCGGACGCTTCCGGCTTGCAGGCGGCGGCCGAGCGGTGGATTCCGTACCAGGAGTCGCTGGGCGTGCTTGCTTCGGCGATGCAGAGATACAAGGAAGGTACGGGAGCATGGCCAACCGGTCTTGACGATCTGACCGGCCCTTTTCCGGACAATTGGCTTGCCGGCAGCGATCCTGTTATGGTCAAAACGTTCGGGCCGCTGCTGAAGAGGCTGCAAAACGCCGCCGGTTCCGGTGCGGCGGGTCAGCCGAGCGCGAATTCGGACGCGGTTAAGGATAGTTTAGCTCCGGAAGAACAACCGTACTTCAGCGAGCCGTTTGAGATTATCGTGGACAAGAAAACGCATGTGCTGGCCGTCGTCAGCGGTGACAAGCTGATTCGCAGTTATCCTGTGGGACTGGGCGGCGACAGGACGCCGGAAGGTTCTTTCGCTATTTCGGACAAAGTGATCAACCCGAATGGAAGAGACAACGGCGAGTTCGGCAGCCGCGGCATGCAGTTATCGGACACGAACTACGCGATTCACGGGACGAACGATCCGGACAGCATCGGCAAAGACGAATCGCTGGGCTGTATCCGCATGGGGAAAAAGGATGTCGAAGAACTGTTCGATCTCGCCCCGAAAGGAACGAAGGTGACGATAGGAAAGGGGATTTTGCCAGACCTGGAGAGCGTCCCGAAAGAAAGATTCAAGCTCGGACACCGCGAGGATCAGACCAATCCCCATCGAGTATATCACTGGCTTAACTAA
- a CDS encoding Bax inhibitor-1/YccA family protein, with protein sequence MIGRSGNPTLRSDTFDRPDSFSGMNAMTVEGTVNKSFITLVILLGSAFSAWMLYFDGMNVVPMAIGGAIVGLILALIVSFVPRTAPYLVPVYAIAEGMFLGALSATYEAKFNGITLQATLLTMGVFVALLIAYKTRLIKATENFKLGVVAATGGVALVYLLSFILGLFGIQVPYLHSNDWIGIGISVVIVIIAALNLVLDFDFIEEGAHRGAPKFMEWYGAFGLMVTLVWLYLEILRLLAKLASRD encoded by the coding sequence TTGATCGGACGCAGCGGTAACCCAACTTTAAGGAGCGATACGTTTGACAGGCCGGACTCATTTTCCGGAATGAACGCGATGACCGTCGAGGGGACGGTAAACAAATCGTTTATCACATTAGTCATCCTCCTCGGCAGCGCGTTCAGCGCATGGATGCTGTATTTCGACGGGATGAACGTTGTCCCGATGGCGATCGGAGGAGCGATCGTCGGGTTGATCCTGGCGCTGATCGTCAGCTTTGTGCCGAGAACGGCCCCGTATCTGGTCCCGGTTTACGCCATTGCCGAAGGGATGTTCCTGGGGGCCCTTTCAGCCACTTATGAAGCGAAGTTCAATGGAATCACGCTACAGGCGACGCTGCTGACCATGGGCGTGTTTGTGGCTCTGCTTATCGCCTACAAGACCCGGCTGATCAAGGCGACGGAAAACTTCAAGCTCGGAGTCGTCGCGGCTACCGGGGGCGTGGCCCTCGTCTATCTGCTCAGCTTTATTCTCGGTTTGTTCGGAATTCAGGTGCCGTATCTCCACAGCAACGACTGGATCGGCATCGGCATCTCGGTCGTGATCGTCATCATCGCCGCCTTGAACCTGGTGCTGGATTTCGATTTCATCGAAGAGGGAGCCCACCGGGGAGCACCGAAATTTATGGAATGGTACGGCGCATTCGGCTTGATGGTCACGCTGGTATGGCTGTACCTGGAAATCCTTCGCCTGCTCGCAAAATTGGCGAGCCGGGATTAA
- a CDS encoding ferredoxin: MAKYTWVEKDTCIACGACGATAPDIYDYDDEGLAEVIYGEDKNRGVTEIPEDLYDDLQDACDGCPTDSIKVADEPFNKEG, encoded by the coding sequence ATGGCAAAATATACTTGGGTTGAGAAGGACACTTGCATTGCGTGCGGCGCTTGCGGCGCTACTGCACCGGATATTTACGATTACGACGATGAAGGCTTGGCGGAAGTTATCTACGGTGAGGACAAGAACCGCGGCGTGACGGAAATCCCGGAAGATTTGTACGACGATCTTCAAGACGCTTGCGACGGCTGCCCGACCGACTCCATCAAAGTGGCGGATGAGCCGTTTAATAAAGAAGGCTAA
- a CDS encoding DNA polymerase IV — protein MKNAADYYPARGRVILHVDMNAFYCSVHEAEEPEKYRNRPTAVAGSVELRKGVIVTCSYTARKRGISTGMTVSQGLKKCPELLVIQPDFHLYRKYSRAFMDIAYEYTPLLQAMSIDECYLDITGSKQFGTPLEIAAQIQQRIKNELDLPCSIGVAPNKLLAKMASDMKKPNGITVLRIRDVPRLLWDKPCNELFGVGRKTAEKLKKMRIYTIGQLAAADENKLIERFGVAGAWMKRAANGIDDSPVNDEREKNKSIGHTTTLPADISRMEDVQRVMLNLADQVARRLRRQQLMAQTVQITIRTPDMKTITRSQSLETVTEQAEEIYREACELYRRHWSEDKPVRLLGITLQNLVPKEEAALQLDLFDYEQQPKKESLTRVMDMLRDKFGENAVLTAGMLTDDPSALIRDHKIRGTSLQTDFLREQRGNHPDSRLE, from the coding sequence GTGAAAAATGCCGCTGATTATTATCCCGCCCGGGGCAGGGTCATTCTTCATGTCGATATGAACGCCTTTTACTGTTCGGTGCATGAGGCGGAGGAGCCGGAGAAATACCGGAACCGTCCCACGGCCGTGGCCGGCAGCGTCGAACTGCGCAAGGGCGTTATCGTCACCTGCTCCTACACGGCGCGGAAAAGGGGGATTTCCACCGGAATGACGGTCAGCCAGGGACTAAAAAAATGTCCGGAGCTTCTTGTCATTCAGCCGGATTTTCATTTGTACCGCAAATATTCCCGGGCGTTCATGGACATCGCTTACGAATACACGCCTTTGCTGCAGGCGATGTCGATCGACGAATGCTACCTGGATATTACCGGGTCCAAGCAGTTCGGCACGCCGCTGGAGATTGCGGCCCAAATTCAGCAAAGAATTAAAAACGAACTGGACCTTCCCTGCAGCATCGGCGTTGCTCCCAACAAGCTGCTGGCGAAAATGGCCTCCGATATGAAGAAGCCCAACGGCATTACGGTGCTCCGAATCCGCGATGTGCCGCGGCTGTTGTGGGACAAACCTTGTAACGAGTTGTTCGGCGTCGGCCGCAAAACGGCGGAGAAGCTGAAGAAGATGCGGATCTACACGATCGGCCAGCTCGCTGCCGCGGACGAAAACAAGCTGATCGAACGCTTCGGCGTGGCCGGAGCCTGGATGAAGCGGGCGGCGAACGGGATCGACGATTCCCCGGTGAACGACGAACGCGAGAAAAACAAGTCGATCGGCCATACGACGACGCTGCCGGCGGACATCAGCCGGATGGAGGATGTGCAGCGGGTTATGCTGAATTTGGCCGACCAGGTTGCCCGCAGGCTGCGGCGGCAGCAGCTGATGGCGCAAACGGTGCAGATCACGATCCGCACGCCGGATATGAAGACGATCACCCGCTCGCAAAGCCTTGAGACGGTGACCGAGCAGGCGGAGGAAATCTACCGCGAAGCCTGCGAGCTGTACCGGCGGCACTGGAGCGAAGATAAACCGGTGCGCCTGCTTGGCATCACGCTGCAAAATCTGGTGCCCAAAGAGGAGGCCGCGCTGCAGCTCGATTTGTTCGATTACGAGCAGCAGCCGAAAAAGGAATCGCTCACGCGGGTGATGGACATGCTGCGCGACAAATTCGGCGAAAACGCCGTTTTGACGGCGGGCATGCTGACCGACGATCCTTCGGCGCTGATCCGCGACCACAAAATTCGCGGCACCTCGCTGCAAACCGATTTTCTCCGGGAACAACGGGGGAATCATCCTGATTCTCGATTGGAATAA